From Oryza sativa Japonica Group chromosome 4, ASM3414082v1, one genomic window encodes:
- the LOC4335356 gene encoding probable long-chain-alcohol O-fatty-acyltransferase 4 produces MELLRDSIPMVSLASSAAALYARVASAFLRPGLPRLAALLPVVALLAAAPLAFTSSAMLRGTSAFFLAWLGAFKVVLLASGLGPLAVDGLPVLSFLFTALLPVKLRRGGGCPGAAAKSVSLVSCAAKVAAIATILHLYESKIQLLHRYIRLAMYGIHIYCFLDLLLPCIAAAGSALGMELEPPFDRPYLASSLRDFWGRRWNLMVSAILRPSVYDPVRARAGKAAGVVATFLISGLMHEAMVYYMTLRLPTGEMTAFFLLHGVCCVAEEWCARRWVARRWPPPPRPLGSLLVMAVAAGSSFWLFFPPICREGSEEMLLEEWAAVAAFFQDAGRKLRRAPVRFTD; encoded by the coding sequence ATGGAGCTCCTGCGTGACAGCATCCCCATGGTGTCCCTGGCCTCCTCGGCTGCCGCGCTGTACGCGCGCGTGGCGTCCGCCTTCCTGCGCCCGGGCCTCCCACGCCTCGCCGCGCTGCTCCCCGTGGTcgcgctcctcgccgcggcgccctTGGCCTTCACCTCCTCGGCCATGCTCCGCGGCACCtccgccttcttcctcgcgtGGCTCGGCGCCTTCAAGgtcgtcctcctcgcctccgGCCTGGGCCCGCTCGCAGTCGACGGCCTCCCGGTGCTCTCGTTCCTCTTCACAGCCTTGCTCCCCGTGAAGCTccgccgaggcggcggctgtCCCGGCGCGGCCGCCAAATCGGTGTCCCTCGTTTCTTGCGCGGCCAAGGTCGCCGCCATAGCCACCATCCTCCATCTGTACGAGTCCAAGATCCAGCTGCTGCATCGCTACATACGTCTCGCCATGTACGGGATCCACATCTATTGCTTCTtggacctcctcctcccctgcatcgcggccgccggatccgcacTGGGGATGGAGCTGGAGCCGCCGTTCGACCGGCCGTACCTGGCGTCGTCGCTGCGGGACTTCTGGGGCCGGCGGTGGAATCTCATGGTGTCCGCCATCCTCCGGCCGTCGGTGTACGACCCCGTGCGCGCTCGCGCCGGGAAGGCGGCGGGCGTCGTGGCCACGTTCCTCATCTCCGGGCTGATGCACGAGGCCATGGTGTACTACATGACGCTGCGGCTGCCCACCGGCGAGATGACCGCCTTCTTCCTGCTCCACGGCGTGTGCTGCGTGGCGGAGGAGTGGTGCGCGAGGCGGTGGGTGGCGAGGAGAtggccgcccccgccgcgtcCGCTGGGGTCGCTGCTCGTGATGGCGGTGGCTGCGGGCTCGTCGTTCTGGCTCTTCTTCCCGCCGATTTGCAGGGAGGGGAGCGAGGAGATGCTGCTGGAGGagtgggcggcggtggcggcgttctTCCAGGACGCCGGCCGGAAGCTGCGCCGAGCGCCGGTACGGTTCACGGATTAA
- the LOC4335358 gene encoding BTB/POZ domain-containing protein At2g13690 — MADAAHHLRRRSSAALPRGWCCSFSATPQSPDHHRPLSAASAAGGEGVGGGGARGKLPPKSPSVSLPSFQSSPSSRLAGFIDPRRILSPGRVSPIDPDGSPAVAAGANSEEDATPRPSVPFVAVREEREEEEGRGLDLKLCLRGRDGRSVAMELDSAVLCESSAFFAAMAPPPEATVGGGSKRIEVDGVENVEAFKETVELMFEADPMRWFVRAGVSRAIGVLEVSSSIMFDRGIKSCLEYIEAVPWNENEEEKLKNLFARCTFDEAVSKDVLARLKPQCQSISDDVTVHLIQSVTSSTNTGARKEMQSLVNGLLSRSSVYQKDLSGLNKGSLYQICCSCLNSLVEHFTEDLCSDKIVRDSKPMIERVSKQTENLNWLFDILVNNDMAEEFVELWAKQEDLISMHGQASAMFRYELSRISANVFIVLGKGKVQCPSDLRSQLFYGWFRPMLMDFGWLQRCSKGLDMRMLEENLGQALLTLPLQQQQSLFEEWFQCFASRGTECPNLSRAFQVWWRRSFVRSSLESRR; from the exons ATGGCGGACGcggcgcaccacctccgccgccgcagcagcgccGCGCTCCCCCGCGGCTGGTGCTGCTCCTTCTCCGCCACCCCGCAGAGCCCCGACCACCACCGCCCGCTCTCCGCCGCGTCAGCGGCAGGAGgagagggcgtcggcggcggcggcgcgcgcggtaAGCTCCCGCCCAAGTCGCCCTCGGTCTCGCTGCCGTCCTTCCAGAGCTCCCCGTCGTCTAGGCTCGCGGGCTTCATCGACCCCCGCCGCATTCTCTCCCCCGGCCGCGTCTCCCCCATAGACCCCGAcggctcgccggcggtggcggctggggCGAATTCGGAGGAGGATGCGACGCCGAGGCCGTCGGTGCCGTTCGTGGCGGTGCGTGaagagcgggaggaggaggaggggagagggctGGATCTGAAGCTGTGCCTCCGTGGTAGGGACGGGAGGAGCGTGGCGATGGAGCTGGACTCCGCCGTGCTCTGCGAGAGCAGCGCCTTCTTCgcggccatggcgccgccgccggaggccaCTGTCGGCGGCGGGAGCAAGAGGATTGAGGTGGATGGGGTGGAGAACGTGGAGGCGTTCAAGGAGACCGTGGAGCTCATGTTCGAGGCCGATCCCATGCGGTGGTTCGTCAGGGCCGGCGTGTCACGAGCAATAGGCGTGCTCGAG GTATCTTCCTCTATAATGTTTGACAGAGGAATCAAATCATGTTTGGAGTATATTGAGGCAGTTCCATGGAATGAGAATGAGGAAGAGAAGCTGAAGAACCTCTTTGCTAGATGTACTTTCGATGAAGCAGTATCCAAAGATGTACTGGCAAGATTAAAACCACAATGCCAGAGCATCTCAGACGATGTTACAGTTCACCTCATCCAATCTGTCACAAGCAGCACCAACACTGGTGCAAGAAAAGAGATGCAATCTTTAGTCAATGGTCTTCTCAGTAGAAGCTCAGTCTATCAAAAAGATTTGTCTGGGCTAAACAAAGGTAGCCTTTACCAGATTTGTTGTTCCTGTTTGAATTCACTAGTGGAGCATTTTACGGAAGACCTCTGCTCGGACAAAATTGTTAGAGATAGTAAGCCTATGATCGAAAGAGTCAGTAAGCAAACCGAGAACCTCAACTGGCTCTTTGATATTCTTGTGAACAATGATATGGCAGAAGAATTTGTTGAGTTGTGGGCTAAGCAGGAAGATCTCATCAGCATGCATGGGCAAGCATCAGCAATGTTCAGGTACGAATTAAGTCGGATATCAGCGAATGTGTTTATTGTCCTGGGGAAAGGGAAAGTTCAGTGCCCCAGCGATTTGAGGAGCCAATTGTTCTACGGATGGTTTCGGCCCATGTTAATGGATTTTGGTTGGCTTCAAAGATGCTCCAAAGGGTTAGATATGAGAATGTTGGAGGAGAATCTCGGGCAAGCGCTTCTCACTCTTCCACTCCAGCAGCAACAGAGCCTATTTGAAGAATGGTTCCAATGCTTCGCATCCAGGGGCACAGAGTGCCCGAATCTTAGTAGAGCTTTCCAGGTATGGTGGAGAAGATCATTTGTCAGATCATCCCTAGAGTCACGTCGTTGA